A stretch of the Hypomesus transpacificus isolate Combined female chromosome 12, fHypTra1, whole genome shotgun sequence genome encodes the following:
- the plekha3 gene encoding LOW QUALITY PROTEIN: pleckstrin homology domain-containing family A member 3 (The sequence of the model RefSeq protein was modified relative to this genomic sequence to represent the inferred CDS: inserted 2 bases in 1 codon) → MEGVLYKWTNYMTGWQPRWFVLDDGILSYYDSQEDVCKGSKGSIKMSVCEIKVHPSDSSRVELIIPGEQHFYVKAVNAAERQRWLVALGSSKAGLLYTGSTMERELTERTDSLRTKMSELRLYCDLLVQQVHTLQHSATPIRDPLSPSLQTRQEASSLLRATCSTFLRTLEECMTLANTXTSPPPPDSLSPVSPSPLLMAPRMKRSISHPGTYSSDRSGQRRTRTCSDTEAACPHPAGHTDRALPGALPCLKPSVNGDSAPCIPEESRGGASPRATPDTDAHETDVSI, encoded by the exons ATGGAAGGAGTTCTCTACAAATGGACGAACTACATGACAG GGTGGCAGCCTCGCTGGTTCGTCCTGGACGATGGGATCCTCTCCTACTACGACTCACAGGAGGATGTGTGCAAAGGCAGCAAGGGCAGCATCAAGATGTCTGTCTGTGAGATCAAAG tccaCCCCTCAGACAGTAGTCGCGTGGAGCTGATCATCCCAGGAGAGCAGCACTTCTACGTGAAGGCAGTGAacgctgcagagagacagaggtggctGGTGGCACTGGGCAGCTCCAAGGCTGGATTACTGTACACAGGCAGCACCATGGAGAgag agctgaCAGAAAGGACAGACAGTCTGAGGACTAAGATGTCGGAGCTGCGCCTCTACTGTGACCTCCTGGTGCAGCAGGTGCACACGCTCCAGCACTCGGCCACACCCATCCgcga ccctctctctccctctctccagaccagacAGGAGGCATCGTCTCTGCTGAGGGCTACCTGCAGCACCTTTCTAAGGACCCTGGAGGAGTGTATGACCCTCGCCAACAC cacctcaccccccccgccagactccctctcccctgtctcgccctcccccctgctgatGGCCCCCCGG ATGAAGCGGTCCATCAGTCACCCAGGAACATACAGCTCTGACCG GTCTGGCCAGCGCAGGACCAGAACCTGCTCCGACACCGAGGCTGCCTGTCCCCACCCTGCTGGACACACTGACC GAGCGTTGCCGGGGGCGTTGCCGTGCCTGAAACCCAGTGTGAATGGAGACTCCGCCCCCTGCATCCCGGAGGAGAGTAGGGGAGGGGCCAGTCCCAGAGCCACGCCCGACACAGATGCCCACGAGACGGACGTGTCCATCTAG
- the agpat3 gene encoding 1-acyl-sn-glycerol-3-phosphate acyltransferase gamma, whose translation MALLDSVKRLFVFQLLLGLVFVVSGLIINFLQLLSCVLWPFNRALYRRLNCRLAYSLWSQLVNVLEWWSGTECTLFTDQATVDRFGKEHAIIILNHNYEIDFLCGWTMSERYGVLGSTKVLAKYELLKVPLIGWTWYFLEIVFCKRKWEDDRDTVLSGLASYKDYPEHIWLLLYCEGTRFTKKKHELSMQVADSKGLPHLKHHLLPRTKGFTTSMACLRGTVSAVYDVTLNFRGNERPTLLSVVRGDKYMADMNIRRYAVDEIPEGEKECADWLHNLYREKDSLQDYYIKEGCFPGPTITPRRRPWTLLNFLVWAGLLLWPLSSFAWGIIVSGNLVLSLAFLGGLFIASVAMQRLISVSEVKNTGSSYGNQASKKQD comes from the exons atgGCCCTTCTGGACAGTGTGAAGAGGCTGTTTGTGTTCCAGCTGTTGTTGGGCCTGGTGTTTGTGGTCAGCGGCCTGATCATCAACTTCCTGCAGCTGTTGTCCTGTGTCCTGTGGCCTTTCAACAGAGCACTGTACCGACGGCTCAACTGCCGCCTGGCCTATTCACTCTGGAGCC AACTGGTGAATGTCCTGGAGTGGTGGTCGGGGACCGAGTGCACCCTGTTCACCGACCAGGCCACGGTAGACCGCTTCGGCAAGGAGCatgccatcatcatcctcaaccACAACTATGAGATTGACTTCCTGTGCGGTTGGACCATGTCTGAAAGATATGGAGTGCTAGGG AGCACCAAAGTGCTGGCAAAGTATGAGCTGCTGAAGgtacctctgattggctggacgtGGTACTTCCTGGAGATCGTGTTCTGCAAGAGGAAGTGGGAGGATGACCGTGACACCGTTCTGTCAGGGCTGGCCAGTTACAAAGACTACCCTGAGCACATATGG CTGCTGTTGTACTGTGAGGGCACCCGGTTCACCAAGAAGAAGCATGAGTTGAGCATGCAGGTGGCAGACAGCAAGGGTCTGCCCCACCTGAAACACCACCTCCTGCCTCGCACCAAGGGCTTCACCACCTCTATGGCCTGCCTCAGGGGCacag TGTCAGCCGTTTATGACGTGACGTTGAATTTCCGTGGCAACGAGAGGCCTACCTTGCTGAGCGTCGTCAGGGGAGACAAGTATATGGCCGACATGAACATCAG GCGCTATGCTGTGGATGAGATTCCTGAAGGTGAAAAGGAGTGTGCTGATTGGCTTCATAATCTCTACCGGGAGAAG GATTCACTGCAGGACTACTACATCAAAGAGGGCTGCTTCCCCGGCCCCACTATCACTCCTCGCCGACGACCTTGGACACTCCTCAACTTCCTGGTCTGGGCGGGGCTTTTGCTCTGGCCCCTCTCCTCATTTGCCTGGGGCATCATCGTCAGTGGCAACCTTGTCCTCAGTCTCGCCTTCCTTGGCGGGCTTTTCATTG cctctgtaGCCATGCAGCGCCTCATCAGCGTATCGGAGGTGAAGAACACGGGCTCCTCCTATGGAAACCAGGCCAGCAAGAAGCAGGACTAA
- the pdxkb gene encoding pyridoxal (pyridoxine, vitamin B6) kinase b, with protein sequence MHEMECRVLSIQSHVVRGYVGNKSASFPLQVLGFEVDSINSVQFSNHTGYSHWKGQVLTADELHVLYEGIKLNNVHHYDYVLTGYNRDTSFLEMVVDIIQELKRANPNLVYVCDPVLGDHGSMYVPENLHPVYKNKVVPVADIITPNQFEAELLTGKNISTEKDAVEVMDLLHKMGPDTVVITSSDLPSRLGDRFLVSLGSQRTVLPDGTKSTQRVRMEVPKVDAVFVGTGDLFAAMLLAWTHHHPNDLKTACEKTFSVMHHVIQRTISYAHDLAGPGRRPSPPQLELRMVQSKADIEEPAIVMEATVL encoded by the exons ATGCACGAGATGGAATGCCGAGTGTTGTCGATCCAGAGTCACGTCGTCAGGGGATATGTGGGCAACAAATCGGCGTCGTTCCCGTTGCAG gTGCTGGGCTTTGAGGTAGATTCTATCAACTCTGTGCAGTTCTCTAATCACACAG GTTACTCCCACTGGAAAGGCCAGGTGTTGACAGCTGACGAGCTGCATGTTCTATATGAAGGGATCAAGCTGAACAACGTCCATCACTACGACTACGTTCTcacag GCTACAACAGAGACACATCCTTCCTTGAGATGGTGGTGGACATcattcaggagctgaagagAGCAAACCCTAACCTCGTCTATG TGTGTGATCCAGTACTGGGAGACCATGGCTCTATG taTGTTCCCGAGAACCTCCATCCTGTCTACAAGAACAAGGTGGTTCCTGTCGCAGACATCATCACACCCAACCAGTTCGAAGCAGA gTTGTTAACAGGGAAGAACATCAGCACAGAGAAGGATGCTGTGGAG gtgATGGACCTGCTCCATAAGATGGGTCCCGACACGGTGGTGATCACCAGCTCTGATCTCCCCTCACGCCTTGGAGACCGCTTCCTGGTGTCCCTGGGCAGTCAGAGGactg tgCTGCCAGATGGGACCAAGTCCACCCAGCGCGTCAGGATGGAGGTGCCCAAGGTGGATGCTGTGTTTGTGGGGACAGGAGATCTGTTTGCTGCCATGCTGCTGGCCTGGACACACCACCACCCCAACGACCTCaag ACTGCGTGTGAGAAGACCTTCTCAGTCATGCATCACGTGATCCAGAGGACCATCTCTTATGCTCACG accTGGCGGGCCCTGGCCGGcgtcccagccccccccagctGGAGCTGAGGATGGTTCAGAGCAAGGCTGACATTGAGGAGCCCGCCATCGTCATGGAGGCCACCGTCCTATAG
- the LOC124474478 gene encoding transmembrane protease serine 3 — translation MASLHHKHTPTCGAAVITHTWILTAAHCVYGFDDPGQWVVYVGLTAQPINGAGSLSVKRIVYHALYRPRRTEYDIALIRLEQALSVNGLVKPICLPNHGEPSLLLQSAQVQVLSSRLCEAPSSPWSLCAGHTHSGPHSCLGDNGGPLACEGESVWKVWGVLGWSYGCGENRTGELYTQVLYALPWIHTVMQG, via the exons ATGGCCAGCCTGCACCACAAGCACACCCCCACCTGTGGGGCCGCggtcatcacacacacctggatactGACTGCTGCTCACTGTGTCtatgg ATTTGATGACCCTGGGCAGTGGGTGGTGTATGTTGGATTGACAGCCCAGCCAATTAACGGAGCGGGGTCTCTCTCTGTGAAGAGGATCGTCTATCATGCCCTCTACCGCCCCCGCAGGACAGAGTATGACATTGCACTCATCAGGCTGGAGCAAGCCCTCAGCGTCAAcg GCCTGGTGAAACCCATCTGTCTGCCCAATCACG GGGAGCCCAGCTTGCTGCTCCAGTCTGCCCAGGTGCAGGTGCTCTCCAGCAGGCTGTGTgaagccccctcctccccctggagcCTCTGtgccggacacacacacagcggaccACACTCCTGCCTG ggggacAACGGGGGTCCGCTGGCCTGTGAGGGGGAGTCTGTGTGGAAGGTGTGGGGGGTGTTAGGCTGGAGCTATGGCTGTGGAGAGAACAGAACAGGGGAGCTGTACACACAGGTTCTCTATGCCCTACCCTGGATCCACACCGTCATGCAG GGATAA